Below is a window of Micromonospora chersina DNA.
TAGAACGCGCTGGTCAGCGTAGTTCAGTCAGGCTCAGTGCTGGTCAGTCATAGTCAGTGTTCCGGTCGGAACGACCACCCTTGGACCCCCTTCGCCATCTGCACACTCGGGCGTAACGCCTCCTTCCTCTCCCAGCCGGGGACTACGACAGCTCGCGGAGAGACATTAAGCACCTGGACTCAGCGAATGCAAAGGGGGCCTTCTGCGCCGTGCGGAAACTACTCTCCGAATTGCCTGGTAATTCCTAAGGATTTTCAATAGGGATCCCTATAGGCTTGAGCAAACATCCCTATAGAAACTCCGGGGCGTACAACCGAAAGTATGAGTCGGCCCTCCCCCGCCCGCTGTTCATCATCTGCAAGGGCAGACACGCCGAGCGGTGTGCGCTCAGGCAGGCTGCTACGCAGCGTTACTACAGCCCCTAGCCTCAGACCCTAGCCAATCCCCACTGGTGCCCATCCTGCTCTAGCGGCCGGTTCGCGCATCCACCATCCTTAGGCGATGCCGCCTGCGACCCCGACTCCTCCAGCAACAACGGGCACCTCTCCTACGGTCGGGGCGACGACATCCGTTCCCTCATCGCCGCCTGAACGCCCTCCCGGCACCACCGATACGCCCACGGCCGCCCTCATCGGCCTAGTGGGTGTCGTGGTCGGCGCACTCCTAACCCAGCTCTTCGCGGTTTGGCGGGAAAAGCGGCAGTGGGCCCGACAGGTCGAGCATGATAATCAGCGGTGGGAGCAGGAGCGAGAGGAACGCAAAGAGCAGTGGGCACGTGAAGATGAGTCGCGTTGGCATCAGGAGCGGTTGGCCGCCTATTCCACGCTACTTGGAGCCACCGAACGCTGGATGACAGTAGCGGAAAGGGCCAAGCCGAACGCGCTAGCGGGGAAGGCAACGGTTGCACGGGACGATTTGCGTCAGCTAGAACCCCTAGCCAGAAAGATTCAAGACGCGGAGGTCAACTTACAACTGCTGGCCCCCGATTGGGTTTTGGGCCGCATCCACGGACTCTACTTCCTTGCTGCAACGTACGCGTTGGAGTACGCAGACCTAGGCGACAGGACACCCGAAGAAAATGAATTCAGCGCCGACGAGTTTTTGGAGGCAATCTTCAGGAAGAAGGAGGCAATCCGTGAGTTGATCCGGAAAGACCTCCTGATAGACGCACGAAAGGGTGCCACCACCGAAGAAGGAAAACAGTAAGCCGCGTGTTCGGTGCGCCTGATAGTAGTAACGGAAGATTTCCCAGAGCCGAAGGCCCGGGAATCCACGCAAGGGCCGCCCACCATGCATCCGTACTACCAAGCACAGAAGCGGGTTGAGAAGCACGACCAGGCGTCGTTGTTCGGGTAGTCGCCACTAAGGCCAGAGACAAAAAAGGAGCCGGGCCCGTAGGCCCGGCTCCTTTGTTTCTCCACTAGCTGGCTCAGGTAGCGGAGATGTACTGAACGCTGGTCGCCTCCGCAACGGCCACACCAGCCGCGCGCATGGTCGCCCGGAAAGCGATAACGTCACGGTCAAAGCCGTAATCCTCGCTGACCTTGAGAACAACGTTCGCCCGCAGCCCGAAGAACACCCGCGACGGGTCGCAGACAATCACGGTCTTAGCGGGGAGGTTGCCCGAGACCAGCAGCGGCAGGCCCCAAGCGGTACCGGCCGGAGCCTGAGTGACCGCACCAGCCAGGTATGCGCCAGTCGCGCCACCCTCACGCTCCTTGCGCAGCGCCTTAGCCATGTCAGGGGAAGCCCAGATAACACCTGGGGTGCCGCCGGTCGCCTCGATGGCCGCGTAAGCATCGGCAATGTCGTCCCACTTAACGGCAGTGCCTGCCAGGGTGGTCTTGGCGTTGTTGCCGGTAGCAAGCAGACCCTTGAGGTTGCTGGTGCCATTACCGTTGAACGCCGAGCTGTCAACAGAGCTAGCGATGTTCCGCGCCATGGTGTCCGCCAAGATGCGGCGGAGGTCAAGCGCGGAGTCCATCAGAATCTCATTAGAAGCCTCCTGAATGTCGCCAAACTTGACCGCCGCAAAGTCGAGCCCAGCCCAGTCCGTATCGCCCTTCGGAATGGCGGTGTTCTCAGCCACGACGCCCGGGGCGTTAGTGGCCTTGAGCTGAGGCAGCCGGAAAGTGGCGCTGTCGAACGGCACCACCTGGACGCTGCCACGCAAGAACGTCGAGCTGGCTCGCAGCTTGTCAACCCACGAACCGCTAACCCGCTGGGGGACGGTGTAACCGCCGTCAGTCAGGGACGACTCAACGAGGGTCGCCCGCATCTCCCGCAGCGACGGGAGCAGCGCACGCCACTCCATCTCATCGTCCCGCTTGCGGCTCGACGCCAGGCGGGCCGCCTCAGCGTTCAGGGCCCGGTGCTCAGCCTCAATTGCGGCAGCGTCCCGAACCTCTGCTGGAGCATCCGTCTGCCCCGTCGCGTGGCGCGCGTCCTCGGGCAGCAGCGAATCAATAGCCCGGTTCCGCGACTCCTCAGCCAGTCGCGGATTCTCGGCAATCGCCGCCAGGTTGCGCAGCAAGTTGGCGCGCTGCTCGGGGGTGTCAACCTTTGCCATACGTATTTGCTCCTATCTGTAGGCACGAAAAAAGCCGTCCCGACCGGGACGGCGTAAGTTGGAAAGCTATTCAGTTGTTAGTGCGGACTACTTTCCGCAGTCAACCACGGCGAGGATCAGCAACGCATCCTCGCGGGTAATCCCGATCGTCTGAGCGCCGCCAACGATTAGCTGACGGAATCGGCGCAGAGCCCTATCGGTAGCGTCTACAGGCTGGCCGCATTCGTGGCACTCATGCGCTCCGGTGGTCACTACACAGCCAGAGCGTCAACAGCGGCAACCGCAATCAGCGCGTACACCTCGGCCCAATTCGACTTACCGGCGTCAAGCGCCGTCTCAGCCAGCCGATAGAACACATCCGCCATACAGTCAAGTTCCGCCGCGTCCAGCTCCCGGAACGCGGTAACAAGCTTCTCCACTAGTTCTCCCCCTTCCCCAGGAACACGAAAAGGGCCCCCAGCCGTAGCCGGGGGCCCCTCATGCTGTTTGCCCAAACAGTGGCTCTCACACCACCTATCACGTTTTAATCCGTCAAGCGCGGGCCCTCATGCGACCAGCCATCCGGGAAAGCTGCCAGGAAGTCCAGCAATTCCGGGGTGGCCCGCAAGACACCTCGGGTCCACAAACCCGTCTTAGCCCGGCGACGCTGAACAGGGGCACCCGCCCGTCGGGCCCGCTGGTTATCCGTCTCCCGGATTTCCCGACAAGCGGCAGAACAAAGCTCAACCGGGCGGCCCCGCTTAGGG
It encodes the following:
- a CDS encoding phage major capsid protein — protein: MAKVDTPEQRANLLRNLAAIAENPRLAEESRNRAIDSLLPEDARHATGQTDAPAEVRDAAAIEAEHRALNAEAARLASSRKRDDEMEWRALLPSLREMRATLVESSLTDGGYTVPQRVSGSWVDKLRASSTFLRGSVQVVPFDSATFRLPQLKATNAPGVVAENTAIPKGDTDWAGLDFAAVKFGDIQEASNEILMDSALDLRRILADTMARNIASSVDSSAFNGNGTSNLKGLLATGNNAKTTLAGTAVKWDDIADAYAAIEATGGTPGVIWASPDMAKALRKEREGGATGAYLAGAVTQAPAGTAWGLPLLVSGNLPAKTVIVCDPSRVFFGLRANVVLKVSEDYGFDRDVIAFRATMRAAGVAVAEATSVQYISAT